In the genome of Crassostrea angulata isolate pt1a10 chromosome 6, ASM2561291v2, whole genome shotgun sequence, the window taattttaaagaaaactttactgctcTTAAAGTTTTTATGTGAATTCTAGGGAATCCTCAGCAGTATAAGGCTTCAGCATCAAAGGGCACCACTGCTGAACACAGTCAGttcatgaatttcattataaaaatagtGGCTGTTTGGGAGCTTTTactgcttttaatttttttacgtTAATTCTACTGCGAGCTGTACATGCATAATTtacgcacatgtaacaatttgttgtgttaccaaAATGTTGTCAAatgtgttgctaatgctgagggttaTAGAACGGATTATTAACTGCATCTTTACCAAttaaatttcagtatttaacatgaaagtgtaaaaaaaaaaaaaaaaccagcatgTCAAACTTATGATAGAATCTCCAAACATTTACATTATTATCAAGATTTTTAACTTATCTTGAATTATTTTAGTAAATTATTGTTATCACTTtgtactttttcttttaaatctgCTAAAGTAATTGGGTGCTCAGTGATTAATTCAACTTCCAAAAGATTTTACTACTATCATTAagttcattatacatgtaattgattgaTTAACAACTACCAAAAAAAgttatgttattttattaactagcaaatatatatttcagattCTGCACAATGTCCACCACAAATGCCAAAACAGGAGGGAGGTGGTCAAAGCTTTATTGGTATGAGCTTCAGTTCATTAGTTCTTTGCACACTGTACAATTCTTGCTTCCCAGTTGATGCTATGAACTAAACTTTACTATTTTTTTAGGCACTGTATCTGACAAGCAGGTTAACAACAATATcaagaaaggtatttacaaatttgatggAAAAAAGTTTATTGTGGACTTTGTGGAAAGAGAGTTACATGTCTCAAAAATAGCACtggccttcatttttatttatgtaaaagaTCTTATTATATTGGATATTATGGTCATGTATATAcctatttattatatttatgagAAAGTGGTTCACTTCCTTAATTTTGTTAATCACATtgaattataatgattttaatttattgttacaGAAAACATGAATGGAAATTCAAAGGGAGGTTactctttaaaaacaaataattcgGGTGGTACTCCAGGCGGAACATCCAGAGTACATAAAATTGACAGCCTCACTCCTTATCAAAAcaggtataataaaaaaattattcaaagaaGTGGAATATGTATATGTACTGTAACTACAATACAACTACAAAAGTTACATTTATATGTATGTAGATCACCAAAATTCACTGTGTTGCTTGACATTAATCTGTCAACATAAAAGTGAATATCAAACTCAAAAGTTCAAcaacaaaagttttaaattacTCAAATTCTGATGGctttataacttttttatgaaactttttatGTTTCAGGTGGAAAATTAGGGCTCGTGTCACACAGAAGAGTGGAATTCGAACCTGGTCAAACTCAAGAGGGGAGGGCAAACTTTTCAGTGTCACCCTAACAGATGATTCTGCAGAGATTCGAGCCACTGGATTCAATGATGCTGttgataaattttatgaattgctggAAGTCAACAAGGTATAAAAACTCTAACCATACTCTTTGGTAAAATTCAGATACAGTAGTGTACTGAAGCATATTGTATAAAAGCATTTTTTCTTGGTACTTTGAAGGTCTTGTTTGTGGGTATTTATAGCCAAGTGATATTATTTCTTGCAGTTCTGGCTTTAAGGCTTACTTGTAAATATTAAGATCACAATAACTTGTTAACTTTGTAATgatacttaaaataaaaattattgcaattaTGATTTGGCATTTGTAGGTGTACTACTTTAGTAAAGCCACTCTGAAGACAGCAAACAAGCAGTATACAACAGTTCAGAATGACTACGAAATGACCTTTAACCCAGACACCATTATTGAACCATGTGATGATGATAGCAGTCTACCTACCATGAATTTCAACTTTGTCAAAATCAATGAGCTTGAAAGCAAGGCTCCAACCTCCCTTATTGGTGAGTACGAAGTCCAATTTCCCTTCCatataaaaataacagaaatatgTGTGTGGTAGACATTGTTATAAGCATAAATATGCAAGGTACCTGTACCAGAGAcctgataagaaaaataaaacatttgtacatACTTCACTGAATAATTTCCTCAGATGTGATTGGAGTGGTTAAGAACTGTGGGGATGTGACCACCATTATCGGCAAACAGAGTCAGAAGGAGATCACCAAGCGTGACCTCCAGATAGTGGACCAGTCAGGAATGTCGGTCAATCTTACACTGTGGGGAGCGGATGTGAGTACAGTGTTAGGATGCTTGCTAACAGATGTCTTATAGACATCTATAAATAGAGGGAAAAGGCCATTTTTATTTggaatttaaagattttttttacaattttaagatttgtttaCCTTCCATGTGAAATCTTGTAGGCTCAACAGTTTGATGGTTCAGGTCACCCGGTCATTGCTGTGAAAGGCGCAAAGGTCTCGGATTATGGAGGTAAGCTTGTTTTAGGATTTCTCATTATGTATATAGATGTACAGGCAATTAAGGTGGTGGTACAAATTTCACATACCTTTGTTTAGGTTGGTGGGGGAGGGCATGTACAATGAGATTTAGTATTAATGAGAATTGAATGGAAATTAGGTTTATTGTTTTGGTCTCTTTAGGACGATCCCTTTCTGCTATGGCCTCCAGTCAGATCATCCACAACCCCGACCTGCGGGAGGGACACATGCTGAAGGGCTGGTTCGAGCATGATGGTCACAATATGGACTTCCACGGCTACAAGAATGACGGAATGGGAGGTGGTGGGGGAGGTGAGGGTTTTTCGCTCGACTTTGATCTTGCCCATTAAGTTAAGGCACATACACcctataaacattttttgtgtttCTGTGTTATCTGTGGGCATCTTTATTCAAGGGAAAGTTTTTCTGAAGAATCTTACACATTGCAAAGACAAATCAAGCAGAAACTTATTTGACGGATTAAGATTAAAATAGACCAAGATATTTGATGTTGCATGTATTAAAGGATGAGTAAAGGGAATATTTCTACTTTTAAAAACGTGTATCAGTTGTTTATTGTATGTAATGCTTGTTTGTTTCTACAGGTTCAACAAACTGGAAGTGCTTTGCAGAG includes:
- the LOC128187825 gene encoding replication protein A 70 kDa DNA-binding subunit-like — encoded protein: MSNPTLSSGALEAIINGQNFDKPVLQVISSKKITAQGSSADRYRLLLSDGEVSYSHAMLATQLNSLMDGELDNLAVIQVDKYLCNTIQGDRRVMILLDLHVLQRGSEVGQRIGNPQQYKAAATQGTTAEHNSAQCPPQMPKQEGGGQSFIGTVSDKQVNNNIKKENMNGNSKGGYSLKTNNSGGTPGGTSRVHKIDSLTPYQNRWKIRARVTQKSGIRTWSNSRGEGKLFSVTLTDDSAEIRATGFNDAVDKFYELLEVNKVYYFSKATLKTANKQYTTVQNDYEMTFNPDTIIEPCDDDSSLPTMNFNFVKINELESKAPTSLIDVIGVVKNCGDVTTIIGKQSQKEITKRDLQIVDQSGMSVNLTLWGADAQQFDGSGHPVIAVKGAKVSDYGGRSLSAMASSQIIHNPDLREGHMLKGWFEHDGHNMDFHGYKNDGMGGGGGGSTNWKCFAEIKSENIGADKPEYFTTKATVLFLRKENCMYQACPTESCNKKVVDQGNGMYRCEKCAREFPNYKWRMILSANLGDYSDNQWVTCFQESAEAMLGIKADDLGALKDSNEQAFDQVFTDACFKSYIFKFRAKVETYNDESRLKTVTMNASTIDFKEQSQRLIEEIKKLQM